One window from the genome of Nicotiana sylvestris chromosome 9, ASM39365v2, whole genome shotgun sequence encodes:
- the LOC138877225 gene encoding secreted RxLR effector protein 161-like: protein MEPVHDLVPQQQNMRETSNRNQLLVKPYKYQSSHPIENILTTTTKLDIDEPGSSVDHKLYRGMIGSLLYLTASRSDIIFSVGLCARFQENPKESHMTDVKRILRYLKGAIDLCLWYPKDSNFNLVGYADAENAGMTHFLDSCLVSWATKKQNSVALSTDEAEYVIAASCCTQLLWIKQQLMDFGIEVGFIPIFCDNTSAIIMTKNTVHHKKTKNIDVRHHFLRGNYEK from the coding sequence ATGGAACCTGTCCATGATcttgttcctcagcaacagaacatgagAGAAACTTCAAACAGAAATCAGTTGTTGGTGAAACCTTACAaatatcaaagttctcatcccattgagaacatccTTACAAcaactactaaattagacatagatgaacctggttcatctgttgatcataAGTTGTATAgaggtatgattggttcacttttgtatcttactgctagcagatctgacattattttcagtgtaggtctttgtgctcgttttcaagaaaatcctaaggaatcccACATGACTgatgtcaagaggatactgagatatttgaaaggcgcTATTGATCTTTGCCTCTGGTACCCTAAAGATAGTAACtttaatctagtaggatatgctgatgctgagaATGCAGGTATGACTCATTTTCTCGATTCATGTCtggtatcatgggccactaaaaagcagaattcagtggccttatccactgatGAGGCTGAGTATGTTATTGCTGCCTCTTGTTGTactcaattgttgtggatcaaacagcagctgatggattttggcattgaagttggtttcatccctattttttgtgataacactagtgctattatTATGACTAAGAACACAGTTCATCATAAGAAGACAAAGAATatagatgttagacatcacttTTTAAGGGGCAACTATGAGAAATGA